The DNA sequence CGATGGAATTGGGCTTTTCCACCGTCACCAGATCGCGATCCTCCTTCGGCAGCGAATCGGTGGGCACGCGGGCACCGGGCAGCTGCCTGCGGGTGCTGGCGGAGAGCGGTTTCCCGTTGAGCCGCGATCCCCGGCCCGAAATGCCGACCCACATTTCCCCCCGCGCCGGGGCATCGAGGATGCCGATCAGTGGCTTGCCCGCGCTGATCAGCGCGACGGACACCGCCCAGCCCGGGCGCCCGCGGATGAAATCGCGCGTGCCGTCAATGGGATCGACCAGCCAGATGAGGTCGCGCTCCAGCCGGGCGGGGGCGTCCACCGTCTCTTCCGACAGCCAGCCGGCCGCGGGCAGCAGCGCGCCCAGTTCGCGCTTGAGGAAGTGATCGACCTCCAGATCGGCCTGGCTCACCGGGCTGCTGTCGCCCTTGTCCCAGCTTTCCAGCGCGTGGCCATGGCCCGGCCAGCGGCGCAGCGCCATGCGCCCCGCCTCGCGGCAGATTTCCTCGAGTCTGGCGAAGTCGATCATTCCCCCGGCGATGGCGGCGATGCTAAGGGTTTGCAAGCCGTGCGCGCATTGCCTAAGCGCCCCGGCATAGCCCATCTCCCAGTGGCCCCAATCC is a window from the Altererythrobacter sp. B11 genome containing:
- a CDS encoding 3'(2'),5'-bisphosphate nucleotidase CysQ; translated protein: MIDFARLEEICREAGRMALRRWPGHGHALESWDKGDSSPVSQADLEVDHFLKRELGALLPAAGWLSEETVDAPARLERDLIWLVDPIDGTRDFIRGRPGWAVSVALISAGKPLIGILDAPARGEMWVGISGRGSRLNGKPLSASTRRQLPGARVPTDSLPKEDRDLVTVEKPNSIALRVAMVADDRADLVATLRWGYEWDIAAAALIAREAGAAVSDAFGQPLSYNKRDPRAFGMLVCAPAIHGAAVERLADRARRYSAIVR